TTTGATGCCAGCGCAACGGGCGTGAAGTCCTGCCGTTTGGACGTCGGTCGGCATCCAGTGCCATTACCACTGTATTTAAAGGCTGGAACCTGTGTCGGTTCGCCCGACAGCCGGGAAAAATTAACAACGATTAACTCGTCCGCGCCCGCTCTAGAGCCAAAACTCCAAGGCAATGGAGTGCATACGTCCGGAGGACGCTGCGATGAGCAAGGTAGTGGTGGTCTATCACAGTGGCTACGGGCACACCCGCGTCATTGCGCAGGCAGTGGCCCAAGGTGTGGAGCGCCACTTGGGCAGCACTTGCCTGTTGCTGGCGGTGGAAGATGTGGAAGCACACTGGGACGACCTGCACCGCGCCGACGCCATCATCTTCGGCGCGCCAACCTACATGGGCAGCGCTTCGGCGGCGTTCAAGCAATTCATGGAGGCCACGGCCCCGTTCTACCTTGCCCGGCCGTGGCGCAATAAACTCGCGGCGGGCTTCACCAATTCTGGCAGTCTGTGTGGCGACAAACTCAACACTCTGCTGCAACTGGCGGTGTTCGCCGCCCAGCATTCGATGATCTGGGTCGGGCTCGATCTGTTGCCGGCACGAGCACATGCTGGTGCCTTCGATGGTCAATTGAATCGCCTCGGCAGCTCCCTCGGCGCGATGTCCCAATCTTCTGTCGAGCAGCCACCCGAACAGGCACCGCCACTGGAGGACCAACTGACTGCCGCGCACCTCGGCGAGCGGGTGGCACGACTGGCTCAGCGGATGGCGGGGGAATGAAACCGCCTCAGCGGTTTTTCATGACCTGACAACGCCACGCAAACGGATTGATCCCTTCGCTGCGGGTGAAGATGTGGCAGAAGTGCGCCTGATCGCAAAAGCCGCATTCCAGGCTGATCTGCGTGAGGCTGTGGTTGGTGTGTTGGATCAACAGTTTGGCCCGGGCAATGCGCTGGGCGCGGATCCAGTCTTGCGGCGAATACCCGGTGCTGCACTTGAACGCCCGGGAAAAGTGACTGCGCGACAGTGCGCAGGCGCTGGCCAGTTCGGTGACTTCAAGGCTGTCGCCCAGGCGTTCGAGGATCAGTTGTTTCACCAGCCGTTCCCGTTGCGGGCTAAGACCCCCGGTACTGATTTTGCGGGGTTCGCTGGCAGGGGCGAGGGCGACGGTTTGCTGTGAGTGAGCCATGGCCAAGGTCCGTGTCGGGGGGGGAAGGCACGGTCAGCGCTTTCCCTCAGGTCAATAAAACAACGCTGCGCAGAGGGATTCATTGTTTGGCGAGGGGCGAAGGCTGACGAGTTAAACGTTGTTAATTCCGCCGCCAAAGCTGATTTCGAAAGGCCGCTGATCAAGTAAAGTGCGTAGCACTTGCGCCTGGCCAAAAAGGAAAACACGCCCATGAACCGAAACGATCTGCGCCGCGTCGACATGAACCTGCTGGTGATTTTCGAAGCGTTGATGTTCGAAAAAAACCTGACCCGCGTCGCCGAAAAACTGTTCATGGGCCAACCGGCGGTGAGCGCGGCGCTGGGCCGTTTGCGCGATCTGTTCGACGATCCATTGCTGCTGCGCAACGGTCGCGGCATGGAGCCGACAGCGCGTGCACTGGCGATTCTTCAGGAACTGCAACCAGCGATGGACGTGATTTCCGGCGCGGTCAGCCGCGCCAAGGAATTCGATCCGGCGACCAGTTGCGACGTGTTCCGCATCGGTCTGTCGGATGACGCCGAGTTCGGTCTGTTTCCACCGCTATTGCGCCAGTTACAGGAAGAGGCGCCGGGAATCGTGGTCGTGGTGCGCCGCGCCAACTACCTGCTGATGCCGACGTTGTTGGCATCCGGGGA
The sequence above is a segment of the Pseudomonas sp. HS6 genome. Coding sequences within it:
- a CDS encoding flavodoxin family protein, encoding MSKVVVVYHSGYGHTRVIAQAVAQGVERHLGSTCLLLAVEDVEAHWDDLHRADAIIFGAPTYMGSASAAFKQFMEATAPFYLARPWRNKLAAGFTNSGSLCGDKLNTLLQLAVFAAQHSMIWVGLDLLPARAHAGAFDGQLNRLGSSLGAMSQSSVEQPPEQAPPLEDQLTAAHLGERVARLAQRMAGE
- a CDS encoding helix-turn-helix domain-containing protein, which produces MAHSQQTVALAPASEPRKISTGGLSPQRERLVKQLILERLGDSLEVTELASACALSRSHFSRAFKCSTGYSPQDWIRAQRIARAKLLIQHTNHSLTQISLECGFCDQAHFCHIFTRSEGINPFAWRCQVMKNR